The Polynucleobacter sp. JS-Mosq-20-D10 region CTCTTCATCCATGGCTTCCGTTTGCGGTGGATGTTTAGCAATGATGGATGCTGGCGTTCCTGTTAAGGCCCACGTCGCTGGTGTTGCAATGGGATTGATTTTGGATGGCAACCGTTTTGCTGTGTTGACAGACATCTTGGGTGATGAAGATCACTTGGGCGATATGGACTTTAAAGTAGCAGGTACTGCTAACGGTATTACTGCTCTGCAAATGGATATTAAAGTTCAAGGTATTACTAAAGAAATTATGCAAGTCGCCTTAGCTCAAGCTAAAGAAGGTCGTTTGCATATTTTGAGCAAGATGCAAGAAGCGATGGGTTCAGTTCGCACTGAATTGTCTGCGCATGCTCCACGTATGGTTTCTTTCAAGATTCATCCAGATAAGATTCGTGAAGTGATCGGCAAGGGCGGCGCAACAATTCAAGCCTTGACCAAAGAAACTGGTTGCAGCATCGACATTAAAGATGATGGTACTGTAACAATCGCCTCTACTTCTGCTGAAGGCATGGCTGAAGCAAAAGCTCGTATCGAAGGTATTACTGCTGAAGCTGAGGTAGGCAAGATCTACGAAGGCCCTGTAGTGAAGTTGCTTGAGTTCGGCGCTTTGGTCAACATTCTTCCAGGTAAAGATGGTCTCTTGCACATTTCTGAAATCTCTAATGAGCGTGTAAAAGAAGTTAAAGACTATTTAGCAGAAGGCCAAGTTGTTCGCGTGAAGTTGTTGGCTGCTGATGAGCGTGGTCGTTTACGTTTATCTCTCAAAGCTGCAATGGCGGATGAGGGTGGCACGATTGCTCCTTTGGCGGGTGCTGAAGCCGCTCCTGCATCTGGCGAAAACGCTTAAGTAGTTCGGTTAGCAAGCGGAATTCATATGCGCGTAATAGAAATTAAAGAATTTGGCGCACCAGAAGTGCTGGTGTCTGCCACTCGTCCTGATCCAGCGCTTCCTAGTGCTGGTTCTGGCGAGATTCTGATTCGTGTTTTGGCTGCTGGGATTAATCGTCCTGACGTTCTACAACGTAAAGGCCATTACCCGGTTCCAGCGGGCGCATCTGATATTCCTGGACTCGAAGTTGCTGGTGAGATTGTTGGCGGTGACTTAGGTCACGTCGACAATCTGTTTGGACTGAAAGTGGGTGATAAGGTGTGCGCGCTAGTGCAGGGTGGTGGTTACGCAGATTTGTGCGCGGCCCCAATTGCCCAATGCTTACCTTATCCAAAGGGATTTACCGATCAAGAGGCTGCCGCATTACCGGAAACGTTTTATACCGTGTGGAGTAATGTCTTCATGCGTGGCGAACTATCAGAAGGTGAAACTTTATTGGTTCAAGGTGGCTCTAGCGGTATCGGTGTGACAGCTATTCTGATTGCGAAAGCCTTAGGTCATAAAGTATTTGTGACTGCAGGCACTGATGAGAAGTGCGCTGCTTGCGTAGCCTTAGGTGCTGACTTGGCGATCAACTACAAGACACAAGACTTTGTCGACGAAGTGAAGAAGGCTACAGACGGTAAGGGTGTCAATGTCATTTTGGATATGGTTACCGGCGCTTACGTACAAAAAGAAATCGATTGCCTGGCTGATGATGGTCGTATTGTCATAATTGCAATTCAGGGTGGCTCAAAAGCTGAAGTGAGTACGAATCAAATTTTGCGTCGTCGCTTGACTATTACTGGTTCTACATTGCGCCCACGCCCAGTGTCATTTAAGAAGCAAATTACTCAACAGTTGTATGCCCATATCTGGCCTTTGTTAGATTCGGGGAAATTAAAGCCTGTCATTTATAAAACATTTAGCCTAGATCAAGCGGCAGATGCTCATCGTCTGATGGAATCTTCCGAGCACGTTGGCAAGATTGTTTTAACTGTTTAAGTATTGAATTCAATTTCATGCGTCCAATCACTGTTATCGGCAACTGGAAAATGAATGGCAGCTTTGCAAGTAATGCAGACTGGGTCAAGACTGTTTGCCGTGGCATGGAGCAGGGTATGCCTGCGGGTCGTAAGTATGTGGTGTGCGCTCCAGCACCTTATTTGTCACAGTGTGGTGATTTAATTCGTGACTGCTCTTTAGCTTTTTTAAGTTTAGGTGCTCAAGATGCATCAGCTTATCCAGCGGGAGCTTATACCGGTGATGTTGCGGCCGCTATGTTGAAAGAGTTTGATTGTTCTTACGTCATTGTGGGGCATTCGGAGCGTCGCCAGTACCATCATGAGGCTGATGAGCAGGTGGCAGAAAAAGCACTGCAGGTATTAGACAACGGGATGATTCCTGTGATCTGCGTTGGTGAGTCTGCAGATGAGCGCAATTCTGGCCGCGAAGTTGAGGTAGTCAGAGG contains the following coding sequences:
- the tpiA gene encoding triose-phosphate isomerase, which gives rise to MRPITVIGNWKMNGSFASNADWVKTVCRGMEQGMPAGRKYVVCAPAPYLSQCGDLIRDCSLAFLSLGAQDASAYPAGAYTGDVAAAMLKEFDCSYVIVGHSERRQYHHEADEQVAEKALQVLDNGMIPVICVGESADERNSGREVEVVRGQISKQVAILQDRLADCLIAYEPVWAIGTGKVASAQIAQDMHRAIRLQLAEFDEDVASHVGILYGGSVKPDNAVELFAMPDIDGGLIGGASLNPQDFLAICQA
- a CDS encoding NAD(P)H-quinone oxidoreductase codes for the protein MRVIEIKEFGAPEVLVSATRPDPALPSAGSGEILIRVLAAGINRPDVLQRKGHYPVPAGASDIPGLEVAGEIVGGDLGHVDNLFGLKVGDKVCALVQGGGYADLCAAPIAQCLPYPKGFTDQEAAALPETFYTVWSNVFMRGELSEGETLLVQGGSSGIGVTAILIAKALGHKVFVTAGTDEKCAACVALGADLAINYKTQDFVDEVKKATDGKGVNVILDMVTGAYVQKEIDCLADDGRIVIIAIQGGSKAEVSTNQILRRRLTITGSTLRPRPVSFKKQITQQLYAHIWPLLDSGKLKPVIYKTFSLDQAADAHRLMESSEHVGKIVLTV